One Desulfonatronum sp. SC1 genomic window, TCCGCAGAACGGACAAAACTTCTTCATTTCGATCCGCCCCGTGGAGTTTTTCTTGTTTTTCTCCGTGGCGTAATTGCGTCGCTTGCAGTCGAGGCAAGCCAGCAAAACATTGATTCG contains:
- the rpmG gene encoding 50S ribosomal protein L33; this encodes MRINVLLACLDCKRRNYATEKNKKNSTGRIEMKKFCPFCGGHRVHRETK